Proteins found in one Panicum hallii strain FIL2 chromosome 4, PHallii_v3.1, whole genome shotgun sequence genomic segment:
- the LOC112890994 gene encoding probable polygalacturonase: MAASPVLNASPLLQLLRSVCVLLLAASATVAGRHHSAPAASRNGQSTYLAPNCRAHTASLADFGGVGDGTTSNTAAFRSAVDHLSQYSGEGGGGAMLYVPAGKWLTGPFNLTSHFTLFLHSDAVILGSQDISEWPIIDPLPSYGRGRDKIGGRYASLIGGSNLTDVVITGNNGTIDGQGALWWSKFHSNKLKYTRGYLIEVLWSDTVFISNVTLLNSPAWNIHPVYSSNIVVQGVTILAPTHSPNTDGINPDSCSHVRIEDCYIVSGDDCVAIKSGWDEYGIAYGMPSQHIVVRRLTCVSPTSAVIALGSEMSGGIRDVRAEDIAAVNSESGVRIKTAVGRGAYVRDVFVRRMTLQTMKWVFWMTGNYKSHPDDKFDPSAVPVVEGISYQDVVATGVYKAAARLEGIQGAPFRGICLANVTAELDKSRKYPWTCTDVEGVSANVTPAPCEALQGAPHDGDGACPFPTDTLPIDQLTLQQCAYDVPSSPGGGGN, encoded by the exons atGGCGGCGTCGCCGGTGCTCAACGCGTCACCACTCCTCCAG CTGCTGCGCTCCGTatgcgtcctcctcctcgccgcgtcGGCGACGGTGGCCGGGCGCCACCACTCCGCGCCGGCGGCGTCCAGGAACGGGCAGAGCACGTACCTTGCGCCCAACTGCCGAGCGCACACGGCGTCGCTGGCGGACTTCGGCGGCGTTGGCGACGGCACGACGTCCAACACTGCGGCGTTCCGTTCGGCGGTGGATCACCTGTCGCAGTACTctggcgagggcggcggcggcgccatgcTGTACGTGCCGGCGGGGAAGTGGCTGACGGGGCCCTTCAACCTGACGAGCCACTTCACGCTCTTCCTTCACAGCGACGCCGTCATCCTCGGATCCCAG GATATCAGCGAGTGGCCGATCATCGACCCCCTGCCTTCGTATGGAAGAGGGAGGGACAAGATTGGAGGTCGCTACGCTAGCCTCATCGGCGGATCCAACCTCACCGACGTCGTCATCACCGGCAATAACGGCACGATCGACGGTCAGGGCGCGCTGTGGTGGTCCAAGTTCCACAGTAACAAGCTCAAGTACACGCGGGGCTACCTGATCGAGGTCCTGTGGTCGGACACGGTGTTCATCTCGAACGTGACGCTGCTCAACTCGCCGGCGTGGAACATCCACCCAGTGTACAGCAGCAACATCGTGGTGCAGGGCGTGACGATCCTGGCCCCGACGCACTCCCCCAACACGGACGGCATCAACCCCGACTCGTGCTCCCACGTCCGCATCGAGGACTGCTACATCGTCTCCGGCGACGACTGCGTGGCCATCAAGAGCGGGTGGGACGAGTACGGCATCGCCTACGGCATGCCCAGCCAGCACATCGTGGTCCGCCGGCTGACGTGCGTGTCGCCGACGAGCGCCGTCATCGCGCTAGGCAGCGAGATGTCGGGCGGCATCCGGGACGTGCGCGCCGAGGACATCGCCGCCGTCAACTCCGAGTCGGGCGTGCGGATCAAGACCGCCGTGGGGCGGGGTGCCTACGTGCGGGACGTGTTCGTGCGGCGGATGACGCTCCAGACCATGAAGTGGGTGTTCTGGATGACGGGAAACTACAAGTCCCACCCGGACGACAAGTTCGACCCCAGCGCGGTGCCTGTGGTGGAGGGCATCAGCTACCAGGACGTGGTGGCCACCGGGGTGTacaaggcggcggcgcggctcgagGGCATCCAGGGCGCGCCATTCCGGGGCATCTGCCTCGCCAACGTTACGGCGGAGTTGGACAAGTCGAGGAAGTACCCCTGGACCTGCACCGACGTGGAGGGCGTGTCGGCCAATGTCACCCCGGCGCCGTGCGAGGCGCTGCAGGGCGCGCCgcacgacggcgacggcgcctGCCCCTTCCCGACGGACACGCTGCCCATCGACCAGCTCACCCTGCAGCAGTGTGCATACGACGTCCCGTCCtctcccggcggcggcggcaactaG
- the LOC112889654 gene encoding protein CWC15 homolog, whose protein sequence is MTTAARPTWAPAKGGNEQGGTRIFGPSQKYSSRDLAAHTSLKPRKEGQQTQEELQKRNLREELEERERKHYSSKDKSYAEEGDRRKSSSQLLLEGSKRDAEDKIVPREIDADDSDVEPKSDDECDEDEDDDDDDTEALMAELERIKKERAEEKLRKERQQAEEEAKMREAELMRGNPLINVNNPGSFSVKRRWDDDVVFKNQARGETKTPKRFINDTIRSDFHRKFLQRYMK, encoded by the exons atgacgacggcggcgcggccaaCCTGGGCTCCGGCCAAGGGCGGCAACGAGCAGGGGGGCACCCGCATCTTCGGGCCCTCCCAGAAGTACTCCTCCCGCGACCTCGCCGCGCACACCTCCCTCAAGCCCAG GAAAGAGGGCCAGCAGACCCAAGAGGAGTTACAGAAGAGGAACCTCAGGGAGGAACTTGAGGAACGTGAGCGCAAGCACTACTCTTCCAAGGATAAGTCCTATGCTG AAGAAGGAGACCGGCGGAAAAGTTCAAGCCAGCTGCTCTTAGAAG GTTCAAAGAGGGATGCTGAGGATAAGATAGTTCCACGAGAAATCGATGCAGATGACTCCGATGTGGAGCCTAAAAGTGACGACGAATG CGATGAAGACGAAgatgacgacgatgacgacACGGAAGCACTAATGGCAGAGCTTGAGAGGATTAAGAAAGAAAGAGCTGAGGAGAAGCTTAGAAAG GAGCGCCAACAAGCAGAAGAGGAGGCGAAGATGAGGGAGGCTGAACTGATGCGGGGAAACCCTTTGATCAATGTCAATAATCCTGGCTCCTTCAGCGTTAAGAGAAG GTGGGATGATGATGTGGTATTCAAGAACCAGGCACGTGGAGAGACCAAGACTCCAAAACGGTTCATTAACGACACCATCAGAAGTGATTTCCACCGCAAGTTTCTGCAGAGGTACATGAAGTGA
- the LOC112889650 gene encoding ankyrin-2-like isoform X1, with the protein MALAGANEGEQAAAREPPPPIILATSANALPPPATLDPRLFMAARRGDSKQLKDLLLLEDEEEEPAATAVDDTPSVEAAPQFVLEVDPGFPGFAPAAAPVPAPLPVVVLDGGGVTMEGDSLLHVVAACGDGEEFIKCAKMIVRDKERKGGAAAKRLVLEARNKNGDTPLHCAAGAGNAEMISCLVALANTADVKAFVRMRNQCGETSLHQAIRAANNNDDKVVCIDRLMAVDPDLACIPQDGEEGASPLYLAISLGEIEIARHMLINKKGRLSYSGPDGRNVLHAAVCRGQETTGIIDPLQPDGVLLMLLVKFHKEAAAQGDHRRMSSSSEPDLLWQLTSQRDELNGSTPLHLAASLGARPWNWLLCRLYPHQVWSWSGWHAAAELLDANVSTAYQADNGGSYPIHVAAWSGYVSVVHLLLKKCPDSATLRDGKGRTFLHVAAEAEEEEHDVVRYVCERPQYSSILNAQDKNGDTPLHRAVHAGNVTTFRYLIRNRQVRLDVANKDGLTPLDLACSLNPPGFQYALNPRSIIEKTLAFAGAPHGSVRPQLLYEKYIAKRDVDGESEKHTQATQVMSIVAVLIATVTFASAFTVPGGYRAEGTPVLAGTGGYAFDAFILADTLAFICSCLATFSLVYAGVPAMDLSIRTYYFNLSALLLQNAGRSFVAAFGLCLYLVLAPVDRMVAAAVCVVTFASLLLGNMEAWKITCLAITVRARAGVRPYALRTYAQAISSEVLVHFGSLIIIFGLPAIRKWARSTK; encoded by the exons ATGGCGCTAGCAGGCGCTAACGAGGGCGAGCAGGCTGCTGCTCGTGAGCCACCACCACCAATAATCCTCGCAACTTCAGCAAATGCCCTGCCGCCGCCTGCCACACTAGATCCTCGGCTGTTCATGGCTGCTCGCCGCGGCGACAGCAAGCAGCTCAAGGATCTGCTGCTGctggaggacgaggaggaggagcctgCGGCCACTGCCGTCGACGACACGCCGTCCGTGGAGGCAGCACCACAATTTGTACTGGAAGTTGATCCTGGGTTTCCTGGGTTTGCTCCTGCTGCTGCACCAGTACCGGCACCACTCCCGGTGGTGGTCCTTGATGGAGGCGGGGTGACCATGGAGGGGGACTCTCTGCTGCACGTGGTTGCAGCATGCGGCGACGGTGAGGAATTCATCAAGTGTGCCAAGATGATCGTCCGCGACAAGGAAAGGAAGGGTGGTGCCGCTGCGAAGCGCCTGGTCCTGGAAGCGCGCAACAAGAATGGCGACACGCCGCTGCACTGCGCCGCCGGTGCTGGGAACGCCGAGATGATCTCCTGCCTCGTCGCCCTTGCCAACACCGCCGACGTGAAGGCGTTCGTGAGAATGCGGAACCAGTGTGGGGAGACCTCCTTGCACCAGGCGATACGCGCTGCCAACAACAACGACGACAAGGTGGTCTGCATTGACCGGCTGATGGCAGTGGATCCAGATCTAGCCTGCATCCCACAGGACGGAGAGGAGGGTGCTTCACCGTTGTATCTGGCCATTTCGTTAGGTGAAATTGAGATTGCACGGCACATGTTGATCAACAAAAAAGGCAGGCTGTCCTACTCCGGACCAGACGGACGAAACGTCTTGCACGCAGCAGTTTGTCGTGGGCAAG AGACGACAGGGATAATTGATCCCCTTCAACCGGACGGAGTGCTGCTTATGCTCTTGGTGAAATTCCATAAGGAGGCGGCCGCCCAAGGAGACCACCGGCGTATGAGTAGTAGTAGTGAGCCTGATCTCCTGTGGCAGCTGACTAGCCAGAGGGACGAGCTGAACGGGAGCACCCCTCTTCACTTGGCTGCATCGCTGGGAGCGCGGCCGTGGAATTGGCTTCTTTGCAGATTGTATCCTCATCAAGTTTGGTCGTGGTCGGGTTGGCATGCAGCCGCGGAGCTTCTGGATGCTAACGTATCCACGGCGTATCAGGCGGACAATGGGGGATCCTACCCCATACATGTTGCCGCATGGTCTGGCTACGTCAGTGTCGTCCACTTGCTGCTGAAGAAGTGCCCCGACAGCGCCACTCTGCGAGATGGTAAAGGGAGGACTTTCCTCcatgttgctgctgaggcggaggaggaggagcatgaTGTGGTTCGATATGTCTGTGAGAGGCCACAGTATTCATCGATCCTGAATGCGCAGGACAAGAACGGGGACACGCCGCTGCACCGAGCTGTCCATGCTGGGAATGTGACAACCTTCAGATATCTCATTCGGAATCGGCAGGTACGTTTGGATGTAGCAAATAAAGACGGGCTGACACCTCTTGATCTCGCATGCAGTTTGAACCCTCCAGGGTTTCAGTATGCACTG AATCCAAGATCTATTATAGAGAAGACATTAGCATTCGCAGGAGCTCCGCACGGTTCTGTTCGGCCGCAGCTCTTGTATGAGAAATATATCGCTAAAAGAGACGTGGACGGAGAATCGGAGAAGCATACACAGGCGACGCAGGTGATGAGCATTGTGGCTGTACTCATCGCTACTGTGACATTTGCATCAGCTTTCACGGTGCCCGGAGGTTATCGCGCCGAGGGGACGCCCGTGCTTGCTGGGACTGGCGGCTATGCCTTCGATGCGTTTATCCTCGCCGACACTTTGGCATTCATCTGCTCCTGCCTGGCTACCTTCAGCCTCGTCTACGCCGGGGTGCCGGCTATGGACCTCTCCATCCGCACCTACTACTTCAATCTTTCGGCCTTGTTGCTGCAGAACGCAGGAAGAAGTTTCGTGGCCGCGTTCGGATTGTGTTTGTACCTCGTGCTGGCTCCAGTGGATCGCATGGTTGCAGCCGCTGTCTGCGTCGTTACTTTTGCATCTTTGCTCCTGGGAAACATGGAAGCTTGGAAGATCACTTGTCTGGCGATCACGGTCCGCGCTCGAGCTGGAGTTCGACCATATGCGCTACGAACTTACGCACAAGCTATTTCTTCAGAAGTCTTGGTACACTTCGGGTCCTTGATAATAATCTTCGGCCTCCCAGCAATTCGAAAGTGGGCAAGATCAACTAAATAA
- the LOC112889650 gene encoding ankyrin-2-like isoform X2 produces the protein MALAGANEGEQAAAREPPPPIILATSANALPPPATLDPRLFMAARRGDSKQLKDLLLLEDEEEEPAATAVDDTPSVEAAPQFVLEVDPGFPGFAPAAAPVPAPLPVVVLDGGGVTMEGDSLLHVVAACGDGEEFIKCAKMIVRDKERKGGAAAKRLVLEARNKNGDTPLHCAAGAGNAEMISCLVALANTADVKAFVRMRNQCGETSLHQAIRAANNNDDKVVCIDRLMAVDPDLACIPQDGEEGASPLYLAISLGEIEIARHMLINKKGRLSYSGPDGRNVLHAAVCRGQETTGIIDPLQPDGVLLMLLVKFHKEAAAQGDHRRMSSSSEPDLLWQLTSQRDELNGSTPLHLAASLGARPWNWLLCRLYPHQVWSWSGWHAAAELLDANVSTAYQADNGGSYPIHVAAWSGYVSVVHLLLKKCPDSATLRDGKGRTFLHVAAEAEEEEHDVVRYVCERPQYSSILNAQDKNGDTPLHRAVHAGNVTTFRYLIRNRQNPRSIIEKTLAFAGAPHGSVRPQLLYEKYIAKRDVDGESEKHTQATQVMSIVAVLIATVTFASAFTVPGGYRAEGTPVLAGTGGYAFDAFILADTLAFICSCLATFSLVYAGVPAMDLSIRTYYFNLSALLLQNAGRSFVAAFGLCLYLVLAPVDRMVAAAVCVVTFASLLLGNMEAWKITCLAITVRARAGVRPYALRTYAQAISSEVLVHFGSLIIIFGLPAIRKWARSTK, from the exons ATGGCGCTAGCAGGCGCTAACGAGGGCGAGCAGGCTGCTGCTCGTGAGCCACCACCACCAATAATCCTCGCAACTTCAGCAAATGCCCTGCCGCCGCCTGCCACACTAGATCCTCGGCTGTTCATGGCTGCTCGCCGCGGCGACAGCAAGCAGCTCAAGGATCTGCTGCTGctggaggacgaggaggaggagcctgCGGCCACTGCCGTCGACGACACGCCGTCCGTGGAGGCAGCACCACAATTTGTACTGGAAGTTGATCCTGGGTTTCCTGGGTTTGCTCCTGCTGCTGCACCAGTACCGGCACCACTCCCGGTGGTGGTCCTTGATGGAGGCGGGGTGACCATGGAGGGGGACTCTCTGCTGCACGTGGTTGCAGCATGCGGCGACGGTGAGGAATTCATCAAGTGTGCCAAGATGATCGTCCGCGACAAGGAAAGGAAGGGTGGTGCCGCTGCGAAGCGCCTGGTCCTGGAAGCGCGCAACAAGAATGGCGACACGCCGCTGCACTGCGCCGCCGGTGCTGGGAACGCCGAGATGATCTCCTGCCTCGTCGCCCTTGCCAACACCGCCGACGTGAAGGCGTTCGTGAGAATGCGGAACCAGTGTGGGGAGACCTCCTTGCACCAGGCGATACGCGCTGCCAACAACAACGACGACAAGGTGGTCTGCATTGACCGGCTGATGGCAGTGGATCCAGATCTAGCCTGCATCCCACAGGACGGAGAGGAGGGTGCTTCACCGTTGTATCTGGCCATTTCGTTAGGTGAAATTGAGATTGCACGGCACATGTTGATCAACAAAAAAGGCAGGCTGTCCTACTCCGGACCAGACGGACGAAACGTCTTGCACGCAGCAGTTTGTCGTGGGCAAG AGACGACAGGGATAATTGATCCCCTTCAACCGGACGGAGTGCTGCTTATGCTCTTGGTGAAATTCCATAAGGAGGCGGCCGCCCAAGGAGACCACCGGCGTATGAGTAGTAGTAGTGAGCCTGATCTCCTGTGGCAGCTGACTAGCCAGAGGGACGAGCTGAACGGGAGCACCCCTCTTCACTTGGCTGCATCGCTGGGAGCGCGGCCGTGGAATTGGCTTCTTTGCAGATTGTATCCTCATCAAGTTTGGTCGTGGTCGGGTTGGCATGCAGCCGCGGAGCTTCTGGATGCTAACGTATCCACGGCGTATCAGGCGGACAATGGGGGATCCTACCCCATACATGTTGCCGCATGGTCTGGCTACGTCAGTGTCGTCCACTTGCTGCTGAAGAAGTGCCCCGACAGCGCCACTCTGCGAGATGGTAAAGGGAGGACTTTCCTCcatgttgctgctgaggcggaggaggaggagcatgaTGTGGTTCGATATGTCTGTGAGAGGCCACAGTATTCATCGATCCTGAATGCGCAGGACAAGAACGGGGACACGCCGCTGCACCGAGCTGTCCATGCTGGGAATGTGACAACCTTCAGATATCTCATTCGGAATCGGCAG AATCCAAGATCTATTATAGAGAAGACATTAGCATTCGCAGGAGCTCCGCACGGTTCTGTTCGGCCGCAGCTCTTGTATGAGAAATATATCGCTAAAAGAGACGTGGACGGAGAATCGGAGAAGCATACACAGGCGACGCAGGTGATGAGCATTGTGGCTGTACTCATCGCTACTGTGACATTTGCATCAGCTTTCACGGTGCCCGGAGGTTATCGCGCCGAGGGGACGCCCGTGCTTGCTGGGACTGGCGGCTATGCCTTCGATGCGTTTATCCTCGCCGACACTTTGGCATTCATCTGCTCCTGCCTGGCTACCTTCAGCCTCGTCTACGCCGGGGTGCCGGCTATGGACCTCTCCATCCGCACCTACTACTTCAATCTTTCGGCCTTGTTGCTGCAGAACGCAGGAAGAAGTTTCGTGGCCGCGTTCGGATTGTGTTTGTACCTCGTGCTGGCTCCAGTGGATCGCATGGTTGCAGCCGCTGTCTGCGTCGTTACTTTTGCATCTTTGCTCCTGGGAAACATGGAAGCTTGGAAGATCACTTGTCTGGCGATCACGGTCCGCGCTCGAGCTGGAGTTCGACCATATGCGCTACGAACTTACGCACAAGCTATTTCTTCAGAAGTCTTGGTACACTTCGGGTCCTTGATAATAATCTTCGGCCTCCCAGCAATTCGAAAGTGGGCAAGATCAACTAAATAA
- the LOC112889652 gene encoding putative septum site-determining protein minD homolog, chloroplastic: MAFLPLPPPAPARSAATPAVSARHHGGRTAPELSGPTPRVVVVTSGKGGVGKTTTTANLAASLARLSLPAVAVDADAGLRNLDLLLGLENRVHLTAADVLAGDCRLDQALVRHRALQDLHLLCLSKPRSKLPLAFGSKTLTWVADALRRAPNPPAFILIDCPAGVDAGFVTAIAPAEEAVLVTTPDITALRDADRVAGLLECDGIKDIKIIVNRVRPDLVKGEDMMSALDVQEMLGLPLLGVVPEDAEVIRSTNRGVPLVLNDPPTPAGLALEQATWRLVERDAMTAVMVEEQERPKKKGGFFSFFSRIITVVWTP; this comes from the exons ATGGCGTTCCTGCCCCTCCCCCCGCCGGCCCCGGCCCGCTCCGCCGCCACGCCAGCCGTCTCCGCGCGCCACCACGGGGGGCGCACGGCCCCGGAGCTCTCGGGCCCCACCCcgcgcgtcgtcgtcgtcacgTCCGGCAAGGGCGGCGTCGGCAAGACCACCACAACCGCCAACCTCGCTGCCTCCCTCGCGCGCCTCTCCCTCCCTGCCGTCGCCGTCGACGCCGACGCCGGCCTCCGCAACCTCGACCTCCTGCTCGGCCTCGAGAACCGCGTACACCTCACCGCCGCCGACGTCCTCGCCGGGGACTGCCGCCTCGACCAGGCGCTCGTCCGACACCGCGCGCTACAGGACCTACACCTCCTCTGCCTCTCCAAGCCACGCTCCAAGCTGCCGCTAGCCTTCGGATCCAAGACCCTCACCTGGGTAGCCGACGCGCTACGCCGCGCGCCCAACCCGCCCGCGTTCATCCTCATTGACTGCCCCGCAG GTGTTGATGCTGGGTTTGTCACTGCGATTGCCCCTGCGGAAGAAGCTGTACTCGTTACTACCCCTGACATTACGGCTCTCCGTGATGCTGACCGTGTCGCGGGACTGTTGGAGTGCGACGGCATCAAAGACATCAAGATCATTGTGAACCGAGTGCGACCTGACCTGGTGAAAGGGGAGGACATGATGTCAGCGCTTGATGTGCAAGAAATGCTGGGGTTGCCCTTGCTAGGTGTGGTGCCAGAGGACGCGGAGGTGATCCGCAGTACGAATAGGGGTGTGCCACTGGTTCTCAATGACCCGCCTACACCTGCTGGCCTTGCTCTGGAGCAGGCCACCTGGCGATTGGTAGAAAGAGATGCGATGACAGCAGTCATGGTTGAGGAGCAGGAGAGGCCCAAGAAGAAAGGCGGCTTCTTTTCATTCTTTAGTAG GATAATCACAGTTGTATGGACACCATGA